A window of Streptomyces sp. NBC_01224 genomic DNA:
GTCGTAGGCGGGCCGCAGCCGGGCCGGGTGGTACGGGTCGCGGGCCGCCTTGTCGAAGTCGATGACCGAGTCGAAGATCCCGCCGGCCCGGATCAGCTCGTTGACCTGCTCCCGTACGGCGTTTTGCGCGGGTGTCCAGGTGCGGAACCCCTCGTACGGCATCAGCGTCGCCCCGACGACCCGCAGCCCGCGTGCGTGGGCGCGCCGGGTCATGGACCGCAGCGCGTCCGCGATGCGCTGCGGGTCGGTCTCCTGCGGGAACTGCTGCACATCGTTGATGCCGAGCGCGATGACGACCGTCTTCACCCCGGCGACGTCCAGTACGTCGCGGTCGAAGCGGGCGCTCGCCCGTACGCCGCGGCCGTCGTGCAGGATGCGGTTGCCCGCGATGCCGGCGTTGACCACTCCGTACCGGCCGCGCAGCCGGTCGGCGAGCACGTCGGGCCAGCGGCTGTTCGTGTCGAGGGTGGAGCCGGTGCCCGCGGTGAGCGAGTCGCCGATCACCGCGATCGTTCCGGCGGCGGTCTCGTTGTGTACGTCGACGGCGGTGAGGTAGCGCCAGTCGGTGGTGCGCCAGGTGCCCCGCCCGTCCTCCACGTACGACGTCTGGTGGGTGCCCGGGTGGATGGTGACGGGGCCCTCGGCGGTGGGGGTGCGCAGGGTGACGACGAGATCGGCGTCGGCGGCGACCGGGACGAGGACCGGGTCGCTGACGATCTGTCCGCCCGCGGCGACGGTCGCGGCGGCGACGCCCCGGAAGGTCACGGGGCGGGTGTTGACCGTGGCCCGGTCCACGACCAGCGGGTGAGTGCCGAAGAGGTTGGAGAGGGTGATGCGGGCCGCGTCGCCGCCGATGCTGGTGTGCACGACATTACGGATGGTGCGCCGGGTCAGGTCGCTGCCGTTGTGCGTGTCGATCACCCCGGTGGTGGGGGCCGCCGCCCAGGTGCCGAGCCAGAGGCCGGTGGAGTGGGCCGGTGCGGCGGGCGTACGGGCCACGGACCGCGGGTCGGGTGCGGCGACCTGCTGCGACCGGGTGCCGGAGCCGGAGAAGAGCAGGGAGCCGGCGAACGCCACGCCGGCGGCGAGCGCGGCGGTGCCCGCCACGAGGGCGATGTGCAGGGCGTACCCCTGGCGCCTGGGCATGGACGGTGTGTCTCCTCGTGGTTAATCGGACTGATCCCATG
This region includes:
- a CDS encoding SGNH/GDSL hydrolase family protein, translating into MPRRQGYALHIALVAGTAALAAGVAFAGSLLFSGSGTRSQQVAAPDPRSVARTPAAPAHSTGLWLGTWAAAPTTGVIDTHNGSDLTRRTIRNVVHTSIGGDAARITLSNLFGTHPLVVDRATVNTRPVTFRGVAAATVAAGGQIVSDPVLVPVAADADLVVTLRTPTAEGPVTIHPGTHQTSYVEDGRGTWRTTDWRYLTAVDVHNETAAGTIAVIGDSLTAGTGSTLDTNSRWPDVLADRLRGRYGVVNAGIAGNRILHDGRGVRASARFDRDVLDVAGVKTVVIALGINDVQQFPQETDPQRIADALRSMTRRAHARGLRVVGATLMPYEGFRTWTPAQNAVREQVNELIRAGGIFDSVIDFDKAARDPYHPARLRPAYDCGDHLHLNDTGYQRLGSLVDLPALQHDRPVSDQF